CCGCTACCTGAATTCGCAGCGACGATTCATTGTCGGTCGGCATTTCCCGGCCTTGCTGCGCCCACTCAAAGAAAAACTGGGCGAACTTCCAATTCTGGAGATAGACCGGATGCCGTCGCGTGACTTCCCAACGGAACTTTACAGGCAACTTCCGCAATTGGCCCTCAGGACGAGGAATAACGAGATAGGGTTGGCTCCCGACATCGCCCTGCTCTTCCACCAGAATCCTCCTTGCGTCACGTTCTCAAATCTTCCGCTGAAACTGCCGCAGTATCTCGGCTCGAACGCCTGTTCAATGCATCCGTAAATGCTAAACCGTTCACCATATTATTATGACGCAAAAGCGGCCAAAATTTAGCGCAACTCGCACCGCACGACGCGCCAATAAATGCGTTTTTCGTTTTATGCCGCGATCACGGCGATTTTTTAGCTTCACCGGCTTGGTCAAATCGCAATCCGGTGACAACGCGACGCCGAATTCCGCCAAAAGAACCCTGATGCGGGACCGCCCCAATTGACCAACCGTGTCAAACCCCACCGGTAAAACCATCTATACCGCCCCCGCCCCAGTTTCCGCCTGGTTCCGGCGTCAACAGGGATGCGTCCAGCCTCCCGCCCCGTTAAATTAGGCGGGTTACTGCTACCCTTCGCGGCGAATGAGCGCCGTTTTGAATTTGCCTGAATGCAAAGACTGCGATGAATCAGAATCTCTCTTCGTTTATTTGGTCGGTCGCCGATCTGCTCCGCGGCGACTACAAGCAGTCGGAATACGGCCGCGTTATTCTTCCCTTTACCGTCCTTCGCCGCCTCGACTGCGTGTTGGAGTGGACCAAGGTCGCCGTTCTAAAGGAGTACGACAAGCGGAAAGCGGCCGGGGTCAATCCCGAGCCGTTCCTCCGGAAGAAATCAAAACAGCACTTTTACAATACCTCTCCCCTCGACCTGAAGAAGCTCATGGGGGACGCGGATAACATTCGCGAGAACCTCTTCTCCTACGTCGAGGCCTTTTCGGCCGACGTTCGCGACATCTTCGACTGCTTCGACTTCCACAACCAGGTGCAGCGGCTCGACAAGGCCAATCTCCTTTACCTGGTGACCGAGAAGTTCGCCAATATCGATCTCCATCCCAACGTCGTCTCCAACGAGCAGATGGGGCACGTCTTTGAAGAGCTGATTCGCAAGTTCGCCGAAATCTCCAATGAGACCGCCGGGGAGCACTTCACGCCGCGGGAAGTGATTCGCCTGATGGTCAACTTGCTCTTCATCGAAGATGACGAGGCCCTCACCAAGCCGGGCGTCGTCCGCTCCCTCTACGATCCGACCGCTGGGACTGGGGGCATGCTCTCGGTCGCTGAAGAGCATCTCGCCCAGCTCAATCCTGACGCGCGGCTCGTCATGTACGGGCAAGAGCTGAATGCCGAGTCGTACGCCATCTGCAAGGCCGACATGCTGATCAAAGGGCAGGACGTCAGCCAGATCGTCCTCGGCAACACCCTGGCCGACGACGGGCTCGCCGGGCAGCAGTTCGACTACATGCTTTCCAATCCGCCGTTCGGCGTCGAATGGAAGAAGATCCAGAAGGCGATCCAGGACGAACACAAGCAGCAAGGCTACAACGGCCGCTTCGGTCCCGGGCTACCGCGGGTCAGCGACGGTTCGCTCCTCTTCCTAATGCACCTGATCTCGAAGATGCGCCCCGCAAAGGATGGCGGCAGCCGGTTTGGGATCGTGCTCAACGGTTCGCCTCTTTTCACCGGCAATGCCGGCAGCGGCGAAAGCGAGATCCGCCGCTACGTGCTCGAGAACGACCTGCTGGAAGCGATCATCGGGCTGCCGACCGACATGTTCTACAACACCGGGATCAGCACCTACGTCTGGATCGTCACCAACCGCAAGCCGAAGCATCGCCAGGGGAAGGTGCAACTGATCGACGCCAGCGGCCTGTGGCAGAAGATGCGGAAGAGTCTCGGCAGCAAGCGAAAAGAATTGTCGGACGACCATATCGAGCAAATCACCAAGCTGTTCGGCAAAGCGAAAGCAGCCAGCACGACCGACGCCGACGGCCAACAGGTCCCGATCAGCCGGATCTTTAAGAACCAGGACTTCGGCTACCAGACGATCACCGTCGAACGCCCCGAGCGCGACTCCAAGGGAAACGTCGTCAAAGAGACGAAGGGAAAACGCAAAGGACAACCGAAGCCCGACAGCAGCCTCCGCGATACGGAAGACGTCCCGCTGGCCGAAGAGATCGAAGCCTACTTCGAGCGGGAAGTGTTGCCCCATGTGCCGGACGCCTGGATCGATCACGAGAAGACGAAGACCGGCTACGAAATCCCCTTCAACCGCCACTTCTACGTCTTCAAACCGCCGCGCGATCTGGCGGAAATTGACGCCGAGCTGAAGGTGGTAACCGATCGGATTGTGGAGATGATTGGGGGGCTTTCGCAGTGAGTTTTCCCCAATACGCAGATTACAAGGAAAGTGACGTCGCATGGCTTGGGGAAATCCCGCGTTCATGGGAAGTACGTCGTCTTGGTTCGCTGTTTCGTCAGGTGGCAGAGGAAGGAAGTGAAGGCTTGCCAATACTCTCGGTCTCGATACATCATGGTGTTTCTGACCGCGAATTTGACGACGAAGAACTCGATCGAAAAGTAAATCGCAGCGATGATCGATCTAAGTATCGAAAAGTTCAACCAGGCGATTTGGTTTACAACATGATGCGCGCTTGGCAAGGAGGGTTCGGAGCTGTATCGGTTGAAGGCATGGTCAGTCCCGCATATGTAGTTGCGCGGCCTTTATCGGACATGTCTACTCGGTTTATCGAGCTTCTATTGCGCACCCCGCAAGCGATTGTAGAGATGCATCGGCATTCGCAAGGTGTTACAGACTTTCGACTGCGACTCTACTGGGAAGAATTCAAATCTATAAAGATTCTGTTTCCCCCGCTGGATGAACAGAACGCTATTGTGAACTTCCTCGACCGCGAGACCGCCAAGATCGACGCGCTCGTCGCCGAGCAGCGGCGGCTGATCGAGCTGCTCTCCGAAAAACGCCAGGCGGTCATCAGCCACGCCGTGACCAAGGGGCTCGATCCGAACGTGAAGATGAAGCCGTCGGGGATTGAGTGGATTGGTCTCCTGCCCGAACATTGGAGCACGCCTCCACTGTTTGCGAGGTACTATGCGGTATTGGGAAAGATGGTCGACGAGCAAAAGGCGACCGGAAAGTACCCGATTCGTTATCTGCGCAACGCAGATGTAAATTGGGATTCGATAAACACTCACGATCTCCCTGTGATCGATATTGAACCGGGAGAGATCGAGCGATTTACAGTCTCACCAGGAGATCTCCTAATCTGTGAGGGTGGCGCCGGCATCGGTCAAACGGCGATATGGGACGGTCAACCGGCGCGATTCGCGTTCCAAAAGGCATTGCATCGCCTTCGTCCGTGGAAGGCGAACAAGGAAAACCCAAGGTTCTTCTATTACTGCATGAGGTACGTTGTTGAAACTGGATTCGTGCTGGCGGGAGGGACGGCCACCATACCGCACCTGACTGGAGAAGCACTTCGAAAGTACCGTTTTCCAACACCACCGTTCAAAGAACAGAATCAGATCGTCCAATTTCTCGACTGCGAAACAAGTAGATTTGATCAACTGCAATCGGAGGCAGAGCAAGTGATCTCTCTCCTCCAAGAACGCCGCACAGCGATTATCTCCGCGGCAGTCACCGGCAAGATCGACGTACGCGAATTCGCTTGTCAGGAGGCGTCATGAACCTCCCCCAAGCTTCCGCACAAAGCGTCGCGAGAGAACTCAAGAAACGCCATTTCCCAGGACAGCACGTCCTTCCCTACAACCGCTTCAGTGTTGAGAACTCTACGCATTGGTGGCTTTCGCCAACCGGCGATAAGGGGGCGTTTCGCTACGGCAAGTATATCTTGACGACCGACGGCGGCTGGCTGAAAGAGGGGACGCTTTTTTGCGGGTGGAACATCGAAAAGGGAATGCTCCATTCCGGCTCGTGGCCGGCCAGTAACGTCATGAACAAGTCGTGGCATTGGCACAAATTCTTGCTGGTCGCCAACGAGCCGCTGGTGCAGATGATGGACGAAGCCCGAGCAGCGACCGATGGCGATCTACAACTGGTCGTTTGTGCCGGCATGCCGGGGGCCGAAACCGCAACGGTCGTGATGAGCGTCAACGGATCAAGACTAAAGCCAGCTGCGTATCAGGCCAGCGATGGAATCCTGGTCGACTTGGCCCGCAGCGCCGATATGGCGACGTTCGTCGACGCGCTGCGAAAACTGGATGGAGCGCCGACCGCGTGGCATTGGATCGACATCCGGATCGGGCAAGCGTTTACTCTCGATCGTAATGGTCCGGATCAACTGGACGATTGCGCGAGGATGCTCAAGCCTTTTCAGCGATGGGTACATTCGTAATGGGCGATACTCAGCGATTACGCCAAACTCGGACTTGGGGGCAACCGCGTCATGGCTGAAACGCCGGACATTACCGATTCCTGGTGCCAGCATATTCCTCTGCTGCATCGGATCGTGTCAGGAGCAACGCCGGCGTCGCAGTTTCCGGAGCCTGCCCGCACGACGGAGCTTTTTGCCGCCTGCGCCGTTTGGGAAACGCTGCACTACGCGCTGAAATACCTCCTCGGTTGGCAACGGCCGGGCGACGGACTGGCCTGGTGGTATGGCGCCGGCAAGCCGGTTGAAGATTCACCACTGTTAGGTATCGTGTCGGAAATCTGGGATCGCGCTGGGGAGCTTGATTACTACGCTGCCTACGTTTGGCGAATCGAGAGTCCTGACCATGCGGTGTATACATCCGATCTCGCCAAATCGATGGCCGCTGTCTCGTCGAATTCGGATGAACAATGGTGGCGAGACCTGCTACGACGGAAAGATACGACTTGGTTAAATCCGTTCGACGGCGGAGGCAACTCGCTCCATCTCGGCCATAGCGACTGGTTTGGAAGCGACGAGCCAGAAACCGATCGGGCCGAGTTGTATCACAATCCAAAGACCCGCCGCGCGGTTCTGGTCGTCAACCAGATCGGCGCCTGGCGACACGACCTTAAAAGGGCCGAGTCGCAGCTTCCCGACCTGGGAGATCGCTCCTGGCACGTGCGGGTGGTCGATCCGCGCTACGGCTGCCTGGGAACGTTCCGCCGGAGTCGCGTCACCGGACTTTGGTTTCAGGGGAAGCATTCGATACATTTGCGTGGGAATCCATCAAAACCCGATTCGCCGTAATTCCGGCGAACTATCATTAGGTAAACCGATATGGGGCAAGACCGCAACTCGGGCAACAAAGGCGATCAACTAAAGCACTGCCTTTTGGCGGAGACTTTGGGGAATTGCGGAGATTGGTCGAACATTACCTATGCCGAGACTCATGCAGGCGCAGGAGTTTATAGTCAGACGAAACAAGAGGAAGAAGGAGCGACGCATATTGCTGACCTTAGGGCCGACATCTTGAGCGTTGGCAAGTTAGATCCTTCGAGCGCCGGGAGTCGGTATACGAATCTTTTAGAAGATTGGTGGCAAGCCGAATCAAATCAAAAACTCTATCCCGGAAGCGTTTGCCAAGCACTACTGCAAACAGCGTCCATGAATGAGAACTGCGGCATTGAGGAAGTTCAAGTCCGAGTTACGGAGGCATGCCCGCATACTCATGAAAGACTGACGGAAGCATTAGCCCCATTCGGATACCAAGCCAGGCATGATGCGTTCCAACACAATCTGGACTGGCTTACCGAAAACGACGACCTGTTCCTGTTGATCGACCCTTTTACTTATACGACAAACCGAGACGCTCTAGACATAGGGCACATCGATTTGGAAACGCTCAGCAAGTTCGTATCCGCTTGCCTAAACAAATCTCGATGTATAGTAGGTTTCTGGTGTGCGATGGGGCGAAAACAGCCTGAGGGGAAGACTCTTCAAACGCAGTTCAATTCCGAACTTCGGCAACTTGCGGAACGACAAGACGCACTATTTCGTTATTTCAGCTATGGTCAGTATTCTATCGCCTGGATTGGTATCGCTGGTGGTCGGCCTGCAATCGAGCAAATTCCCCGCAAAGCCAATTGGAAGCGGACATGGCTTGAGAAAGTAATCAAAGAGTCAGAATAGAAAAATGAGCCTGCACACCGAAGACAAATTCGAGATCGCCATCTGCGAGCATCTGGCCGAAAACGGCTGGTCGTACGCCGAGCAGGACGCCGCTGGGTATGATCGGGCGCTGGCGCTCTATCCGGCCGATGTGATCGCCTGGGTGAAGGAGACGCAGCCGGACGCCTGGGAGCGGCTAGAGAAGAATCATGGCGCCGCGGCCGAGCAGGCTCTGTTGAAGCGGCTGCGCGACATGCTGAACCAGATGGGGACGCTTGATCTGTTGCGGGTCGGCTTTGATGTGCTGGGGCTGAAGCAGCCGGTGAAGATGGCGCAGTTCAAGCCGGCGCTGGCGATGAACCCCGATATCTGGCAGCGGTACCAGGCGAATCGCCTGCGGGTGGTGCGGCAGGTTCGCTATTCGCAGCATAACGAGAACAGCATCGACCTGGTCTTCTTCCTGAACGGCATCCCGGTCGCGACGGCCGAACTGAAAACCGACAACACGCAAAGCGTCGACGACGCGGTCAAGCAATACAAAAAGGATCGCGACCCCAGCCCCAAGGGGCAGACGGCCGAACCGCTGCTGTCGTTCCCGTCGGGGGCGCTGGTCCACTTTGCGGTGAGCAGCAGCTTGGTTCGGATGACGACGCGGCTGGCGGGGATGAAGACGCAGTTCCTGCCGTTCGATCTGGGAGATGACGGCGCGGCGGGGAATCCACTGAACCCGGACGGATACCGGACGGCGTATTTGTGGGAACAGGTCTGGCAGCGTGATAGCCTGCTGGAGATTTTGGCCCGCTACATGGTCGCCGAGCGGGACAAGAAGAAGCAGATCACGCGGCTGATCTTCCCGCGGTACCATCAACTGAACGTTACGCGGCGGCTGCAAGCGGCGGTGCTGGAGGAAGGGCCGGGGCGAAAGTATTTGATTCAGCATTCGGCCGGCTCAGGGAAGACCAACTCGATTGCCTGGACGGCCCACTTTCTGGCGGACCTGCACGACGCCGACAACCAGAAGGTGTTCGATACGGTGTTGGTCGTTTCCGACCGGAAGGTGATCGACGGGCAATTGCAGGACGTCATCTACGGCTTTGAGCGGACCGCCGGCGTGGTAGCGACGATCAAAGGGGACAAAGGGAGCAAAGCGGCGGAACTGTCCGAGGCGCTCTCCGGCACGAAAAAGGTAGTGGTCTGCACGATCCAGACTTTTCCGTTTGCCCTGGAGAAGGTGCGCGAACTGGCGGCGACCGAGGGGAAGCGGTTCGCGGTGATCGCCGACGAAGCGCACAGCAGCCAGACCGGCGAAGCGGCGTCAAAACTGAAGCAGGTGCTATCGGCCGAAGAGCAAGAGTCGCTCGCCGACGGCGGCACGGTCAGCAGCGAAGATATCCTAGCGGCGGAAATGGCAAGCCGGGCCAGCGACAAGGGGATCACCTACGTCGCGTTCACGGCGACGCCGAAGTCGAAGACGCTGGAGCTGTTTGGGCGCGTGCCTGATCCGACGCAACCGGCGTCGAAGACGAACCTGCCGGAGCCGTTTGACGTCTACTCGATGCGCCAGGCGATCGAGGAAGGTTTTATTCTTGACGTGCTGCAAAACTACACGTCGTACAAGGTCGCCTTCAAACTAGCGAGCGCCGGGCAGTACTTTATCGACTCGGAAGTCGACCGGGGCGCCGCGATGAAGGGGCTGATGAACTGGGTGCGATTGCACCCCTACAACATCGCCCAGAAGGTGCAGATCGTCGTCGAACATTACCGCGAGAACGTCGCCCACCTGCTCGACGGCAAGGCGAAAGCGATGGTCGTGGTGAGCAGCCGCGTCGAAGCGGTCCGCTGGCAACTGGCGCTCTGCAAGTATATCGCCGATATGGGCTACCCGCTGAAGTCGCTGGTGGCGTTCTCTGGCGAAGTGGACGACAAGGAATCGGGGCCGGAGCCGTTCAAGGAAGCGAGCAGTGGGCTGAACCCGGGGCTGAACGGCCGCGATATTCGGGAAGCGTTCAAAGAGGACCAGTTCCAGATCCTGTTGGTGGCGAACAAGTTCCAGACCGGCTTCGATGAGCCGCTGCTGTGCGGGATGTACGTCGACAAGCGGCTGGACGGCATCCAGGCAGTGCAGACGTTGTCGCGACTGAATCGTTGCTATCCGGGGAAGGATACGACGTACGTCCTCGACTTCATCAACGAGCCAGACGACATCCTGGCGGCGTTCAAGACGTACTACACGACAGCGGCCCTGTCGGACGTGACCGACCCGCAATTGATTTTGGACCTGCGAACCAAGCTGGATGCGATGGGGTACTACGACGAGTTTGAAGTCGAGCGGGTGGTCAATGTGATGCTTGACCCGAAAGCGAAGCAGAAGCAACTGGAAGCGGCGATCGTGCCGGTCGCGGATCGGCTGCTGAAACGTTACACCGCGGCGCAAGACGCCTATCGAGCGGCAAAGGAAGCTGGCGACGACAAGGCCGAAGCCGATGCGAAGGATACAATGGACGCCCTGTGGATGTTCCGGACCGACATCATGACCTACGTCCGGGCCTACACCTTCCTGTCGCAGATCTTCGACTACGGCAACACCGACTTCGAGAAACGGGCGATTTTTTACAAAGCCCTGTCGCGACTCCTGAAGTTCGGCCGAGAACGAAGCGGCGTCGACCTCTCCGAGATCACCCTAACCCACCACCACGTCCGCAACCGCGGCAAACGGAACCTGGCCCTCTCCACCGAAGACGCCCCCACGCTCAAACCGATGACAGAAGCCGGCAGCGGCGCCCTGCAAGAGAAGCAAAAGGCGCTGATGAGCGAGATCATCGACCAGTTGAACACCCTGTTCGGCAGCGACATGACGGAAGGGGATCAGCTCTCGTTCCTGAACACTCTGGTCGAAAAGACGCTGGAATCCGAAGTCCTGCAAATGCAGGCCGCGAACAACTCGAAAGAGCAGTTCGCCAACTCGCCGGACCTGAAAAGCGAGTTTATGGACGCAATTATGGAGAGCATGGATAGCCAGCAGGAACTCAGCCATCGAGCACTCAGCTCGCCGCAGATTCTAGGGGGACTATTGCTGTTGGCGATGGAGAAGCTGGATCTGTATGAGAAGCTGAAGACGCGAGCGGCGGGGTAGGCGACGCGGAGATTTTAATTACGTAATTAAAATTCGCCGCAGGCGACTGGCTGCTGATCCTCTCGTTTCCTGGGAAGCGATCGCCTTCAAATTGGCCGACAACGTCATCAAGGTATTTGTCAGGTTATCGGATGAGAATGCGATGGAAACCTTGATTGCGAATTTTGCCTTTAAGTCATATGTCGATAACGGTTTGCGGCCAATGCCCAATGGCTCACTGCACCCTCTACGCGGTGATCCTGCCTACTAATTTTGCCATGATACCTGAATATGCGGCAGGAAGTCTTCCGATGAACGAACACTTCGACGAACACTCAGGATGCTCTTTTGACATGCACGTCGCCGAGGGCTATCCCAATACGGAGACGTGCTGACGTCAGTTCACTGGCTTGGGCTTGTACGGTTCCATCTGGCGCCAGACGCAAAGAGAATTCGGCGGAAATGCGAGGTCTGAGGGGCTA
This window of the Blastopirellula sediminis genome carries:
- a CDS encoding type I restriction-modification system subunit M, giving the protein MNQNLSSFIWSVADLLRGDYKQSEYGRVILPFTVLRRLDCVLEWTKVAVLKEYDKRKAAGVNPEPFLRKKSKQHFYNTSPLDLKKLMGDADNIRENLFSYVEAFSADVRDIFDCFDFHNQVQRLDKANLLYLVTEKFANIDLHPNVVSNEQMGHVFEELIRKFAEISNETAGEHFTPREVIRLMVNLLFIEDDEALTKPGVVRSLYDPTAGTGGMLSVAEEHLAQLNPDARLVMYGQELNAESYAICKADMLIKGQDVSQIVLGNTLADDGLAGQQFDYMLSNPPFGVEWKKIQKAIQDEHKQQGYNGRFGPGLPRVSDGSLLFLMHLISKMRPAKDGGSRFGIVLNGSPLFTGNAGSGESEIRRYVLENDLLEAIIGLPTDMFYNTGISTYVWIVTNRKPKHRQGKVQLIDASGLWQKMRKSLGSKRKELSDDHIEQITKLFGKAKAASTTDADGQQVPISRIFKNQDFGYQTITVERPERDSKGNVVKETKGKRKGQPKPDSSLRDTEDVPLAEEIEAYFEREVLPHVPDAWIDHEKTKTGYEIPFNRHFYVFKPPRDLAEIDAELKVVTDRIVEMIGGLSQ
- a CDS encoding restriction endonuclease subunit S; this translates as MSFPQYADYKESDVAWLGEIPRSWEVRRLGSLFRQVAEEGSEGLPILSVSIHHGVSDREFDDEELDRKVNRSDDRSKYRKVQPGDLVYNMMRAWQGGFGAVSVEGMVSPAYVVARPLSDMSTRFIELLLRTPQAIVEMHRHSQGVTDFRLRLYWEEFKSIKILFPPLDEQNAIVNFLDRETAKIDALVAEQRRLIELLSEKRQAVISHAVTKGLDPNVKMKPSGIEWIGLLPEHWSTPPLFARYYAVLGKMVDEQKATGKYPIRYLRNADVNWDSINTHDLPVIDIEPGEIERFTVSPGDLLICEGGAGIGQTAIWDGQPARFAFQKALHRLRPWKANKENPRFFYYCMRYVVETGFVLAGGTATIPHLTGEALRKYRFPTPPFKEQNQIVQFLDCETSRFDQLQSEAEQVISLLQERRTAIISAAVTGKIDVREFACQEAS
- a CDS encoding type I restriction endonuclease subunit R; translation: MSLHTEDKFEIAICEHLAENGWSYAEQDAAGYDRALALYPADVIAWVKETQPDAWERLEKNHGAAAEQALLKRLRDMLNQMGTLDLLRVGFDVLGLKQPVKMAQFKPALAMNPDIWQRYQANRLRVVRQVRYSQHNENSIDLVFFLNGIPVATAELKTDNTQSVDDAVKQYKKDRDPSPKGQTAEPLLSFPSGALVHFAVSSSLVRMTTRLAGMKTQFLPFDLGDDGAAGNPLNPDGYRTAYLWEQVWQRDSLLEILARYMVAERDKKKQITRLIFPRYHQLNVTRRLQAAVLEEGPGRKYLIQHSAGSGKTNSIAWTAHFLADLHDADNQKVFDTVLVVSDRKVIDGQLQDVIYGFERTAGVVATIKGDKGSKAAELSEALSGTKKVVVCTIQTFPFALEKVRELAATEGKRFAVIADEAHSSQTGEAASKLKQVLSAEEQESLADGGTVSSEDILAAEMASRASDKGITYVAFTATPKSKTLELFGRVPDPTQPASKTNLPEPFDVYSMRQAIEEGFILDVLQNYTSYKVAFKLASAGQYFIDSEVDRGAAMKGLMNWVRLHPYNIAQKVQIVVEHYRENVAHLLDGKAKAMVVVSSRVEAVRWQLALCKYIADMGYPLKSLVAFSGEVDDKESGPEPFKEASSGLNPGLNGRDIREAFKEDQFQILLVANKFQTGFDEPLLCGMYVDKRLDGIQAVQTLSRLNRCYPGKDTTYVLDFINEPDDILAAFKTYYTTAALSDVTDPQLILDLRTKLDAMGYYDEFEVERVVNVMLDPKAKQKQLEAAIVPVADRLLKRYTAAQDAYRAAKEAGDDKAEADAKDTMDALWMFRTDIMTYVRAYTFLSQIFDYGNTDFEKRAIFYKALSRLLKFGRERSGVDLSEITLTHHHVRNRGKRNLALSTEDAPTLKPMTEAGSGALQEKQKALMSEIIDQLNTLFGSDMTEGDQLSFLNTLVEKTLESEVLQMQAANNSKEQFANSPDLKSEFMDAIMESMDSQQELSHRALSSPQILGGLLLLAMEKLDLYEKLKTRAAG